The Caballeronia sp. SL2Y3 genome includes a window with the following:
- the lpdA gene encoding dihydrolipoyl dehydrogenase, translated as MSKEFDVVVIGAGPGGYIAAIRAAQLGKTVACIEKWKNPAGALKLGGTCLNVGCIPSKALLASSEEFENTSKHLADHGISVSDVKLDVSKMLARKDGIVDKMTKGIEFLFRKNKVTWLKGHGKFTGKTDAGVQIEVSGEGETETVTAKNVIIATGSKARHLPGIPVDNKLIADNEGALSFDSVPKKLAVIGAGVIGLELGSVWRRLGAEVTVLEALPQFLAAADDSLAKEAAKQFKKQGLDIHLGVKIGEVKTTGNGVSIAYTDNQGNAQTLEADRLIVSVGRVPNTDNLGLESIGLKANERGFIDVDDHCATSVPGVYAIGDVVRGPMLAHKAEDEGVAVAEIIDGQKPHIDYNCVPWVIYTEPEIAWVGKTEQQLKAEGREIKTGQFPMMANGRALGIGRAEGFVKMIADAKTDEILGVHIIAADASDLIAEAVVAMEFKAASEDIGRICHPHPSLSEVMREAALAVDKRALNM; from the coding sequence ATGTCCAAGGAATTTGATGTCGTCGTGATCGGCGCGGGCCCGGGCGGCTATATCGCGGCGATTCGCGCAGCGCAACTCGGCAAGACGGTTGCGTGTATCGAGAAGTGGAAGAACCCGGCCGGCGCGCTGAAGCTCGGCGGCACCTGCCTGAACGTGGGCTGCATTCCGTCGAAGGCGCTGCTCGCGTCCTCCGAAGAATTCGAAAATACGTCGAAGCATCTGGCCGATCACGGCATCAGCGTGTCGGACGTGAAGCTCGATGTGTCGAAGATGCTGGCGCGCAAAGACGGCATCGTCGACAAGATGACGAAGGGCATCGAGTTCCTGTTCCGCAAGAACAAGGTCACGTGGCTCAAGGGTCACGGCAAGTTCACCGGCAAGACGGACGCCGGCGTGCAGATCGAAGTGTCGGGCGAAGGCGAAACGGAAACCGTCACGGCGAAGAACGTGATCATCGCGACGGGCTCGAAGGCGCGTCATCTGCCAGGCATTCCAGTCGACAACAAGCTGATCGCCGACAACGAAGGGGCGCTCTCGTTCGACTCCGTGCCGAAGAAGCTCGCCGTGATCGGCGCGGGCGTGATCGGTCTGGAACTCGGCTCGGTGTGGCGTCGTCTGGGCGCTGAAGTGACGGTGCTCGAAGCGCTGCCGCAATTCCTCGCCGCAGCGGACGATTCGCTCGCGAAGGAAGCCGCCAAGCAGTTCAAGAAGCAAGGGCTCGACATTCACCTCGGCGTGAAGATCGGCGAAGTGAAGACGACCGGCAACGGCGTCTCGATCGCGTACACGGACAATCAGGGCAACGCGCAAACGCTGGAAGCGGACCGCCTGATCGTCTCCGTCGGACGCGTGCCGAACACCGACAACCTCGGTCTGGAAAGCATCGGCCTGAAGGCGAACGAGCGCGGCTTCATCGACGTGGACGATCACTGCGCGACGAGCGTGCCGGGCGTGTACGCTATCGGCGACGTCGTGCGCGGCCCGATGCTCGCGCACAAGGCGGAAGACGAGGGCGTGGCGGTGGCGGAAATCATCGACGGACAAAAGCCGCATATCGACTACAACTGCGTGCCGTGGGTCATCTACACGGAACCGGAAATCGCGTGGGTCGGCAAGACCGAGCAGCAACTGAAGGCCGAAGGCCGCGAGATCAAGACCGGGCAGTTCCCGATGATGGCCAATGGCCGGGCGCTTGGCATCGGCCGGGCGGAAGGCTTCGTCAAGATGATCGCGGACGCGAAGACCGACGAGATTCTCGGCGTGCATATCATCGCAGCGGACGCGTCGGATCTGATCGCGGAAGCGGTCGTCGCGATGGAGTTCAAGGCGGCGTCGGAAGACATCGGCCGCATTTGCCATCCGCATCCGTCGCTGTCTGAAGTGATGCGCGAAGCGGCGCTCGCGGTCGACAAGCGCGCGTTGAACATGTAA